A DNA window from Hoplias malabaricus isolate fHopMal1 chromosome 5, fHopMal1.hap1, whole genome shotgun sequence contains the following coding sequences:
- the LOC136696805 gene encoding putative per-hexamer repeat protein 5 isoform X1, translated as MFGSVRKLVSVFETRKKPSLPPAQSSPPLSSSLHPSSSSQSCNKSTDPASNSTDPTSNSQRASPTFASSSLVQTNDPCPARASSTWSRPPSTPPIPRSFWRDGGKGPRGKLRLSWPSGRLQNIEKDFLTRLAAANHRTTVCRQRPPELDRRRLRPVGLTPRPLSFPTVTPDLAYTTSTRGPITSWTTGPKSSSTEHLKSGSIKAPFTMCAIGSKSSSTTGPKSAFATGSFATCTRETKSISTTGPFTSCTTGPFTSCTTRPSSTFTTGHKSISITKAKPTFTTNFLHSSTDSGFSESKSPSLVELPARAPTISCKTGSTTGTQPPLIGSSNSGPGPVYSANCSAGHTAVCTSGNHGHAVKTCSIVVQVTPGIYSSSTTGNSSSSATGTSHSSDTGTSLSSATGTSSSSATGTSSSSATGTSSSCATGTSSSCATGTSLSPATGTSSSSATETSLNSNTGTSLSSATGTSLSSATGTSLSSATGTILSSAKGTSLISATGTSSSSATGTSLSSATETSSNSATGTSLSSATGTSSSSATGTSLIYATGTSSSSSTGTSLSSDTGTSLSSDTGISLSSATGTSLSSATGTSSSSATATSLSSATGTNYHRGVLLSSRGYNKASRILSDVNSRTLDSLSNQKLVQGRGVCVIRKQRLRPSDSALSSLLRFLSSGSSSSMIAIDNKIEQAMDLVKAHLMLAVREEVEVLREQIKELLERNAQLERENYILRALRDPR; from the exons ATGTTCGGCAGCGTCAGAAAACTCGTGTCTGTCTTTGAGACCCGAAAGAAGCCGTCCCTCCCTCCTGCGCAATCTTCCCCTCCTCTGTCTTCATCACTCCATCCTTCCAGCTCTTCTCAAAGCTGCAACAAGAGCACAGACCCCGCCTCCAACAGCACAGACCCCACCTCCAACTCCCAAAGAGCCTCACCCACCTTCGCATCCTCTTCTCTGGTTCAGACCAATGATCCTTGTCCAGCTCGCGCCTCGTCCACCTGGTCCAGACCTCCGTCCACTCCCCCTATCCCTCGCTCTttctggagggatggagggaaggGTCCGCGCGGTAAGCTGAGGTTGTCTTGGCCGAGTGGACGGCTTCAAAACATTGAGAAAGACTTTCTCACCCGGCTTGCGGCAGCCAACCATCGAACGACCGTCTGCAGGCAGCGCCCTCCAGAGTTAGACCGAAGACGACTGAGGCCAGTGGGCCTCACTCCACGACCCCTGAGTTTCCCCACAGTGACCCCTGATTTGGCCTACACTACCTCCACCAGGGGACCCATCACCAGCTGGACCACTGGACCCAAatccagctccactgaacatctCAAATCAGGCTCTATCAAAGCCCCTTTTACTATGTGCGCAATAGGATCTAAGTCATCCTCCACCACAGGACCCAAATCAGCCTTCGCCACAGGGTCTTTCGCCACCTGCACAAGAGAAACCAAGTCAATCTCTACCACAGGGCCTTTCACCAGCTGCACCACAGGGCCTTTCACCAGCTGCACCACACGACCCTCATCAACATTCACCACAGGACACAAATCCATCTCCATTACTAAAGCCAAACCCACCTTCACCACCAACTTTTTACACTCTTCTACAGACAGTGGGTTCAGTGAATCCAAGTCCCCCAGTCTTGTAGAACTTCCTGCCAGAGCGCCAACTATCAGCTGCAAGACAGGGTCTACTACAGGAACCCAGCCTCCACTCATAGGCAGCTCCAACTCTGGGCCTGGTCCAGTCTACAGTGCAAACTGCTCTGCTGGACACACTGCTGTCTGCACCTCAGGAAACCATGGGCATGCTGTAAAAACATGTAGCATTGTTGTACAAGTTACACCTGGGATTTACTCCAGCTCCACCACAGGGAATAGTTCTAGCTCTGCCACAGGGACTAGTCATAGCTCTGACACTGGGACTAGTCTTAGCTCTGCCACAGGGACTAGTTCTAGCTCTGCCACAGGGACTAGTTCTAGCTCTGCCACAGGGACTAGTTCTAGCTGTGCCACAGGGACTAGTTCTAGCTGTGCCACAGGGACTAGTCTTAGCCCTGCCACAGGGACTAGTTCTAGCTCTGCCACTGAGACTAGTCTTAACTCTAACACTGGGACTAGTCTTAGCTCTGCCACAGGGACTAGTCTTAGCTCTGCCACAGGGACTAGTCTTAGCTCTGCCACAGGGACTATTCTTAGCTCTGCCAAAGGGACTAGTCTTATCTCTGCCACAGGGACTAGTTCTAGCTCTGCCACAGGAACTAGTCTTAGCTCTGCCACGGAGACTAGTTCCAACTCAGCCACAGGGACTAGTCTTAGCTCAGCCACAGGCACTAGTTCTAGCTCTGCCACTGGGACTAGTCTCATCTATGCAACAGGGACTAGTTCCAGTTCTTCCACAGGGACTAGTCTTAGCTCTGACACAGGGACTAGTCTTAGCTCTGACACAGGGATTAGTCTTAGCTCTGCCACAGGGACTAGTCTTAGCTCTGCCACAGGGACTAGTTCTAGCTCTGCCACAGCGACTAGTCTTAGCTCTGCCACAGGGACCAATTACCACAGGGGGGTGCTCTTGTCCTCTAGAGGTTATAATAAAGCCAGCAGAATCCTGTCTGATGTCAACTCCCGGACACTAGATTCATTGTCCAATCAGAAGTTGGTACAAGGAAGGGGTGTCTGTGTTATACGTAAACAGAGGCTCCGCCCCTCTGACTCCGCCCTCTCCTCCTTGCTGCGGTTCTTAAGCAG TGGCTCCAGCAGCAGTATGATCGCTATCGACAACAAGATTGAGCAAGCCATG gaccTGGTTAAAGCTCACCTGATGCTGGCCGTGCGAGAGGAAGTGGAGGTTTTGCGAGAGCAGATTAAGGAGCTCTTGGAGAGGAACGctcagctggagagagagaactaCATCCTGAGGGCCCTCAGAGACCCCCGCTGA